The following proteins come from a genomic window of Candidatus Leptovillus gracilis:
- a CDS encoding rRNA adenine methyltransferase — translation MTPATAREWERLWATYDEPTYSEVLKAIRPDDVVLEIGAGDLRLARRMANIARQVIAWEIQADVLQRAGRHLPGNLTAWQVDALLERVPNGVTTAVLLMRHCQHFLLYANRLHAAGCQRLITNARWGMDIEIINLQLPRILFGTAPMGWYACWCGDTGFKAGPPEYLTPELETAVHEVIDCPSCRQLAN, via the coding sequence ATGACTCCGGCCACGGCCCGCGAATGGGAACGCCTTTGGGCGACTTATGATGAGCCGACATACAGCGAGGTACTCAAGGCGATCCGGCCCGACGATGTGGTGCTGGAGATTGGCGCGGGCGATTTGCGTCTGGCGCGCCGAATGGCGAATATTGCCCGGCAGGTGATTGCCTGGGAGATTCAGGCGGACGTTTTGCAGCGAGCCGGACGCCATTTGCCGGGCAACCTGACGGCGTGGCAGGTGGATGCGCTGCTCGAGAGAGTACCAAACGGCGTGACGACGGCCGTTCTGCTGATGCGTCATTGCCAACATTTTTTGCTCTACGCCAACAGGCTGCACGCGGCCGGCTGCCAACGGCTGATCACCAATGCCCGATGGGGCATGGACATCGAGATCATCAACCTGCAACTGCCGCGCATCTTGTTTGGCACAGCGCCTATGGGTTGGTATGCTTGTTGGTGCGGCGATACCGGCTTCAAAGCAGGGCCACCGGAATATTTAACACCAGAGCTGGAAACGGCCGTCCACGAAGTGATTGATTGTCCGTCGTGCCGCCAGCTTGCCAACTAA
- the ptsP gene encoding phosphoenolpyruvate--protein phosphotransferase, giving the protein MVSIVIVSHSAALAAGVRELALQMVQGQVAIATAGGIDDPAHPIGTDPIKVMAAIESVYSEDGVVVLMDLGSALLSTETAVELLSPDQQPHIYLSPAPLVEGALAAAVQASIGASASQVMQEAQDALTVKQQQLSHLDAPVTTAVSTLPDDDAQTITLVVPNKLGLHARPAARFVATANRFQANLQIRRGQQTANAKSFNQVATLGARQGDTIVVAAAGPDAAAALAAIQSLADDNFGDTGAETAPPATPVLAPVATAGEWVGIPASPGIAIGPVVQYRPRLPEVTTRKIEDAITEWARLTTAVQTARQEIQQLHKQAVVQVGAGEAAIFEAHLLFLDDPDVLDAAQTRINRQKINAEAAWQQTISETAGRYRALEDAYMQARATDVEDVGQRVLGQLMAFERPSLNFKRPSILIAADLTPSDTAMLDPKQVLGICTELGGATAHSAILARALGIPAIVGIGAQLETLSDGQTVALDGQHGRLWVEPDDKQLTELARQRFDWLTAQRQVKSSAQQRAVTKDKKYIEVAANIGGPNDAAIALEYGAEGVGLFRTEFLFMGRTEAPTEEEQFVAYTQAAAALGDKPVIIRTLDVGGDKPLPYIDQGKEENPFLGWRGIRFCLDQTAVFKPQLRAILRASYRHKIRIMFPMVGALSELQAAKALVAEVKAELKAEKAPFDKNIQVGIMIEVPSAVAIADQLAKEADFFSIGTNDLTQYVMAADRGNARVAGLAQALQPAVLRMIKLTVDAGHAANIWVGMCGELAGNAQATPLLIGLGLDELSMSAPAIPVVKAAVRRSTEFDAKRLAEKALQLESAAAVAAFLQESGD; this is encoded by the coding sequence ATGGTTAGCATAGTCATCGTATCACACAGCGCTGCTTTGGCCGCGGGCGTCCGCGAACTGGCCCTGCAAATGGTGCAGGGGCAGGTGGCAATTGCCACTGCCGGGGGCATTGACGACCCCGCCCACCCCATCGGCACAGACCCCATCAAAGTGATGGCGGCCATCGAGTCGGTTTATTCTGAGGATGGGGTGGTCGTTTTGATGGATTTGGGCAGCGCGTTGTTGAGTACGGAAACGGCCGTCGAACTCCTCTCACCAGACCAACAGCCGCATATTTATCTCTCCCCGGCCCCCCTGGTGGAGGGCGCCCTGGCCGCCGCCGTGCAGGCTTCCATTGGCGCGTCCGCCAGCCAGGTGATGCAAGAGGCGCAAGACGCGCTGACCGTGAAGCAGCAGCAGTTGAGCCATTTAGATGCGCCGGTGACAACGGCCGTATCCACGTTACCCGACGACGACGCCCAAACCATCACCCTGGTTGTGCCCAATAAGTTGGGGCTGCACGCCCGCCCGGCCGCCCGCTTCGTCGCCACTGCCAACCGCTTCCAGGCCAACCTGCAAATCCGGCGTGGTCAACAAACCGCCAACGCCAAAAGCTTCAATCAGGTGGCAACTCTCGGCGCGCGCCAGGGAGATACGATTGTCGTCGCCGCAGCCGGGCCAGATGCCGCGGCTGCCCTGGCCGCCATTCAGTCCCTGGCCGATGACAATTTTGGCGATACTGGCGCGGAAACCGCCCCGCCGGCCACACCCGTTCTGGCGCCGGTGGCCACCGCCGGCGAATGGGTGGGCATTCCCGCTTCACCGGGCATCGCCATTGGGCCGGTGGTGCAATACCGCCCGCGCCTGCCAGAAGTGACCACGCGAAAAATCGAGGATGCCATCACCGAATGGGCGCGGTTAACAACGGCCGTGCAGACCGCCCGTCAAGAAATCCAGCAGCTTCATAAACAAGCCGTCGTTCAGGTGGGGGCTGGTGAAGCGGCCATTTTTGAAGCCCATCTGCTCTTCTTGGATGACCCGGACGTGCTAGACGCCGCCCAGACGCGCATTAATCGGCAAAAAATCAACGCCGAAGCTGCCTGGCAGCAAACGATCAGCGAGACGGCCGGCCGTTACCGGGCGCTGGAAGATGCGTATATGCAGGCGCGGGCCACCGACGTGGAAGACGTTGGGCAGCGCGTATTGGGGCAGTTGATGGCATTTGAACGGCCGTCATTGAATTTTAAACGACCGTCCATCCTCATCGCCGCCGACCTGACGCCAAGTGATACGGCCATGCTAGACCCCAAGCAAGTTCTGGGCATTTGCACTGAACTGGGCGGCGCGACGGCCCACAGCGCGATTTTGGCCCGCGCTTTGGGCATTCCGGCTATTGTGGGCATCGGCGCGCAGTTGGAAACGTTGTCCGACGGCCAGACGGTGGCCCTGGATGGGCAGCACGGCCGTCTGTGGGTTGAACCGGACGACAAGCAGCTAACTGAATTAGCCAGACAGCGATTCGACTGGCTGACGGCGCAGCGACAAGTGAAAAGCAGCGCCCAACAACGCGCCGTCACCAAAGACAAAAAGTATATTGAGGTGGCGGCCAACATCGGCGGCCCCAACGACGCGGCCATCGCCCTGGAGTATGGCGCGGAAGGCGTGGGCTTGTTCCGCACGGAGTTTCTCTTCATGGGGCGGACAGAAGCGCCAACGGAAGAGGAGCAGTTTGTGGCCTACACACAGGCGGCGGCGGCGCTGGGCGACAAACCGGTTATCATTCGCACCCTGGACGTAGGCGGCGACAAACCCCTACCCTACATAGACCAGGGCAAGGAAGAGAACCCGTTCCTGGGCTGGCGGGGCATACGGTTTTGTTTGGATCAGACGGCCGTCTTTAAACCCCAACTCCGCGCCATCTTACGCGCCAGTTACCGGCACAAGATTAGAATTATGTTCCCGATGGTCGGCGCATTGTCGGAATTGCAGGCCGCCAAAGCGCTGGTGGCCGAAGTAAAGGCCGAACTAAAAGCAGAAAAAGCCCCCTTCGACAAAAACATCCAGGTGGGCATTATGATCGAGGTGCCCTCGGCTGTGGCTATTGCCGACCAACTGGCAAAAGAAGCCGACTTTTTCTCCATCGGAACCAACGACCTGACGCAGTATGTGATGGCCGCCGACCGGGGGAATGCCCGTGTGGCCGGGCTGGCCCAGGCGCTGCAACCGGCCGTGCTGCGCATGATTAAGCTGACGGTGGACGCCGGCCACGCGGCCAACATTTGGGTGGGTATGTGCGGTGAGCTGGCCGGCAACGCCCAGGCGACGCCGCTGTTGATCGGCCTGGGTCTGGACGAACTGTCCATGAGCGCCCCGGCTATCCCGGTCGTCAAAGCGGCCGTCCGCCGCAGCACCGAATTCGACGCCAAACGGCTGGCAGAGAAAGCGCTGCAACTGGAATCGGCCGCAGCGGTAGCCGCGTTTTTGCAAGAGAGCGGCGATTGA
- a CDS encoding protein-L-isoaspartate(D-aspartate) O-methyltransferase, translated as MVEEQLRQRGIGDTAVLQAMNTVPRELFVPKNYHLHAYQDGPLPLPHKQTISQPYVVAYMICLLRLEPGDVVLEVGAGSGYAAAVLSRLARVVYTIERHAELVAYARKRLAHLGYDNVHVIHGDGSQGYPEQAPFEAIVVAAGGPAVPDSLKQQLAIGGRLVMPVGADRRQQQLIRVTRVDTAVFQEERKGSVAFVPLIGSEGWGD; from the coding sequence ATGGTCGAGGAACAGCTTCGGCAGCGGGGAATTGGGGATACGGCCGTACTGCAAGCCATGAACACCGTCCCCCGCGAGTTGTTTGTGCCCAAAAATTACCATCTCCACGCCTATCAAGATGGCCCCCTGCCGTTACCTCACAAGCAAACCATCTCACAGCCTTATGTTGTCGCTTACATGATCTGCCTGCTGCGCCTGGAGCCAGGCGATGTGGTGTTGGAAGTGGGGGCCGGTTCTGGCTACGCCGCGGCCGTACTCAGCCGCCTGGCCCGTGTGGTCTACACCATCGAACGCCACGCCGAACTGGTGGCCTACGCCCGAAAACGGCTGGCCCATTTGGGTTACGACAACGTCCATGTCATTCATGGCGATGGCTCGCAGGGCTACCCAGAGCAGGCGCCGTTTGAAGCCATCGTCGTGGCTGCCGGGGGTCCGGCTGTGCCCGACTCATTGAAGCAGCAGCTTGCCATCGGCGGGCGGCTGGTGATGCCGGTGGGGGCAGACCGGCGGCAGCAGCAGCTTATTCGGGTGACGCGGGTGGATACGGCCGTGTTTCAGGAAGAGCGCAAGGGTTCAGTGGCCTTTGTGCCGCTGATTGGCTCCGAGGGATGGGGGGATTGA
- a CDS encoding dodecin domain-containing protein — translation MSVYKIIELVGTSPNSWEEAAKSVVDRANQSLRDLRVAEVVKLDMRLEEGQVVEYRARVALSFKFENE, via the coding sequence ATGAGTGTGTACAAGATTATCGAGTTGGTAGGAACCAGCCCCAATTCCTGGGAAGAGGCCGCCAAAAGCGTGGTGGACCGGGCCAATCAAAGCCTGCGTGATCTGCGCGTTGCCGAGGTGGTGAAACTGGACATGCGGCTGGAGGAAGGTCAGGTGGTTGAATATCGGGCGCGGGTTGCCCTGTCCTTCAAGTTTGAAAACGAGTAA
- a CDS encoding xanthine permease: MASLTKKKEVFGYMPGDTPPIGSMLSLGFQQVLTMFPATVLVAILTKFDVGVTLLAGGLGTIVALLVTRRRIPMYYGSSFSYITVVITVMSQFVPECFNDPATVYCPEGVQLVQVGILGTAVLEILIGLLIMRVGKAALDKVLPPVITGSVAIVIGIALAGAALNMAEAHWGVAFITLIATVLFSVYLQGRGLLGMLPILLGAVAGYVVATALGLVDFTAVGAAPWLRVPAITLPAFTDPRAWGAVVSIALIAIATIPESTAHLYQMSLYIDQLAKELGRAPLKIKNLIGLNLVADGCDDLVVGMLGGCAGTNYGENNSLMAITRNYSVPVLMVAAGIAIVLGFVGKLAAVVNTLPTAVTGGLSIYLFGVIGMQGVALIQSEKVNLFEPRQLAVGAIILITGIGGNLALPNGIFPFNVPVLFPNGIPAIVFAALIGILLNLVFLVLPPARFGVKERDNINEA, encoded by the coding sequence ATGGCAAGTTTGACGAAGAAAAAAGAGGTGTTTGGCTACATGCCAGGCGACACGCCGCCCATTGGCTCGATGTTGAGCCTGGGTTTTCAGCAGGTGCTGACGATGTTCCCGGCGACGGTGTTGGTGGCGATTTTGACCAAGTTCGACGTAGGCGTGACACTGTTGGCCGGTGGGTTGGGCACAATCGTCGCCCTGCTGGTGACGCGGCGGCGCATCCCCATGTATTATGGCTCCAGCTTTAGCTATATCACGGTGGTGATTACGGTGATGAGCCAGTTTGTGCCAGAATGTTTTAACGACCCGGCCACAGTATACTGTCCGGAAGGGGTGCAGTTGGTGCAGGTGGGGATTTTGGGCACGGCCGTTTTGGAAATTCTCATCGGTCTGCTGATTATGCGTGTGGGCAAGGCGGCGCTGGACAAAGTGCTGCCGCCGGTCATCACCGGCAGCGTGGCGATTGTGATTGGCATCGCCCTGGCCGGCGCGGCGCTGAACATGGCCGAGGCGCATTGGGGCGTGGCCTTCATCACCCTGATTGCCACCGTGTTGTTTTCGGTCTATTTGCAGGGGCGCGGCCTGCTGGGAATGCTGCCGATTTTGTTGGGCGCGGTGGCTGGCTACGTGGTGGCGACGGCGTTGGGGTTGGTGGACTTTACGGCCGTGGGCGCGGCCCCCTGGCTGCGCGTACCGGCCATCACCCTGCCCGCCTTCACAGACCCACGCGCCTGGGGCGCGGTGGTTAGCATCGCCCTCATCGCCATCGCCACCATCCCGGAAAGCACGGCCCACCTGTACCAGATGAGCCTATACATTGACCAACTGGCAAAGGAACTGGGACGCGCGCCGCTGAAAATTAAGAACCTCATCGGCCTGAATCTGGTGGCCGACGGCTGCGACGACCTGGTGGTGGGCATGTTGGGCGGCTGCGCCGGGACCAATTACGGCGAGAACAACAGCCTGATGGCGATTACGCGCAATTATTCGGTGCCGGTGCTGATGGTGGCGGCCGGCATTGCCATTGTGCTGGGTTTTGTGGGCAAGCTGGCGGCGGTGGTGAATACATTGCCAACGGCCGTTACCGGCGGCCTGTCCATCTACCTCTTCGGCGTCATTGGGATGCAGGGCGTGGCCCTCATCCAATCGGAAAAGGTAAATCTGTTCGAGCCGCGCCAGTTAGCGGTGGGGGCCATCATCCTTATCACCGGCATTGGCGGCAACCTGGCGCTGCCGAATGGCATCTTCCCGTTCAACGTGCCGGTGCTGTTCCCCAACGGCATCCCGGCCATTGTGTTCGCCGCGCTGATCGGCATCTTGCTGAATCTGGTCTTCCTGGTGCTGCCGCCAGCGCGCTTTGGCGTGAAGGAACGGGACAACATCAACGAAGCATAG
- a CDS encoding carbohydrate kinase family protein: MGEHILVIGATLLDTKGKPLAGLQPGTSNPADVRITRGGTARNVAENLGRLGADVILISAVGRDVIGDQLLAQTADAGVDVSHVLQEADYHTGAYLAVLEDDGSLSVALDDVSVMQTITPGYLHRLRRLFRDASLIMMDGSLTPDAMNTVDRLAAQYGVPLCADPSSARLAYKLRPFLSHLHLVVPNQMEAAELLQIDVTGHDSDTSLDLARMLVQAGVRTAVLTLANYGLSYATSDEVGYLPASYAHIVDNTGTGDAVTAAIMFGMLNDLPTIEAIRLGAAAASLTVQTNDTVVRDLSLDMLYDHLIV, encoded by the coding sequence ATGGGCGAACACATTTTGGTCATCGGGGCGACGTTGTTGGATACCAAAGGCAAACCGCTGGCCGGGTTGCAGCCGGGCACGTCTAATCCGGCCGACGTGCGCATTACGCGCGGCGGCACGGCGCGTAACGTGGCGGAAAACCTGGGGCGGTTGGGCGCAGATGTGATTCTGATTTCGGCCGTTGGTCGGGATGTGATTGGCGACCAACTGCTGGCGCAGACGGCCGATGCCGGGGTGGATGTGAGCCATGTCTTGCAGGAGGCAGACTACCACACGGGCGCCTATCTGGCTGTATTGGAAGACGATGGCTCGCTCTCTGTGGCCCTGGATGACGTGAGCGTGATGCAAACCATCACCCCTGGCTACCTGCATCGTTTGCGGCGGTTGTTTCGCGACGCCTCGTTGATTATGATGGATGGCAGCCTGACGCCGGACGCGATGAACACAGTGGACCGGTTGGCGGCGCAGTATGGCGTGCCGCTGTGCGCGGACCCGTCGTCGGCGCGGCTGGCGTATAAGTTACGGCCGTTTCTCTCCCATCTGCACCTTGTTGTCCCCAACCAGATGGAAGCGGCCGAATTGCTGCAAATTGATGTAACCGGGCACGATTCAGACACCAGCCTCGACCTGGCCCGTATGTTGGTTCAGGCTGGGGTGCGAACGGCCGTGCTTACCCTGGCGAACTACGGCCTCAGCTACGCCACGTCCGACGAGGTGGGCTATCTGCCGGCCAGCTATGCCCACATCGTAGACAACACCGGAACCGGCGATGCTGTTACCGCGGCCATCATGTTTGGCATGTTAAACGACCTGCCGACCATCGAAGCCATTCGCCTGGGAGCCGCCGCCGCCAGCCTGACCGTGCAAACCAACGACACTGTCGTGCGCGATCTGAGCCTGGACATGTTGTACGACCATTTGATTGTTTAA
- a CDS encoding HAD family hydrolase, protein MIIVPFNQIQAVLFDLDGTLIETDDLAVAQVERWLRPLFAHRAPHIARWLMMKAETPGNALITLLDWLHLDLPLMGFTDRLRRRRGVYPAPEFVLIDGVDEMLLALAQRYPLALVTTRSRYHIDQFLLRFPQLADVFTTTCGLQDTRRLKPHPEPVYLAAARLGVPVTNCLMVGDTTADVLAARRAGAWSAAVLCGFGERGELSRAGAHVIFPSTADATPWLMKL, encoded by the coding sequence ATGATTATTGTCCCCTTTAACCAGATTCAGGCTGTGCTGTTTGATCTGGATGGCACGTTGATTGAGACCGATGACCTGGCGGTAGCCCAGGTGGAGCGCTGGTTACGGCCGTTATTCGCCCACCGCGCCCCCCACATCGCCCGCTGGCTGATGATGAAAGCGGAAACACCCGGCAACGCCCTCATCACCCTGCTGGATTGGCTGCACCTGGACCTGCCCCTGATGGGCTTTACCGACCGGCTGCGGCGGCGGCGCGGCGTCTACCCCGCGCCAGAATTTGTGCTGATTGATGGGGTGGACGAGATGCTGCTGGCGCTGGCGCAGCGCTATCCGTTGGCCCTGGTAACAACCCGCAGCCGTTACCACATAGACCAGTTCTTGCTGCGTTTCCCCCAATTGGCAGACGTCTTCACCACCACCTGTGGCTTGCAAGACACCCGCCGCCTGAAGCCCCATCCAGAGCCTGTTTACCTGGCGGCTGCCCGGCTGGGCGTGCCGGTGACCAACTGCCTGATGGTGGGAGATACAACGGCCGATGTATTGGCGGCGCGGCGCGCCGGGGCGTGGAGTGCGGCTGTCTTATGTGGTTTTGGTGAACGGGGCGAACTGTCTCGCGCTGGCGCACACGTCATCTTCCCCTCCACCGCTGACGCGACTCCCTGGTTAATGAAGCTTTAG
- a CDS encoding response regulator transcription factor, with product MSDQTLSSHQPQRLRVLVADDVTETRRSTRLMLTLIPNVEIVAIAKNGREAVELARQHKPDMALMDVNMPHMNGLRAIEVMLAERPEMACIVISAERDPETLLEAMAVGARGYLTKPFTSDQLIETVGRISRGILANRSRADQSATMRRQRDIYLVELANEYVKQRRTDDKALLVYEELAARPDCELQWLMSLAMIYVLRKEWGKLKELAARLETHA from the coding sequence ATGTCGGACCAGACCCTATCGTCTCATCAACCGCAGCGATTACGTGTTTTGGTCGCCGATGATGTCACCGAAACCCGTCGCAGCACGCGCCTGATGTTGACGCTGATCCCTAACGTTGAGATTGTGGCGATTGCCAAAAACGGCCGTGAAGCCGTGGAATTAGCCCGCCAACACAAACCAGACATGGCCCTTATGGACGTCAACATGCCGCACATGAACGGCCTGCGGGCCATCGAGGTGATGCTGGCCGAACGGCCGGAAATGGCCTGTATTGTCATTTCGGCCGAACGCGACCCGGAAACGTTGTTGGAGGCCATGGCCGTCGGCGCGCGCGGCTACCTGACCAAGCCGTTTACCTCTGACCAACTGATCGAAACGGTGGGCCGGATCAGCCGGGGCATTCTTGCCAACCGCAGCCGCGCTGACCAATCGGCCACCATGCGCCGTCAGCGGGATATTTACCTGGTGGAACTGGCGAATGAATATGTCAAACAGCGCCGCACAGATGACAAGGCGCTGTTGGTTTACGAGGAATTGGCTGCCCGCCCCGATTGCGAACTGCAATGGCTGATGTCGCTGGCGATGATCTACGTTTTACGCAAAGAGTGGGGCAAACTTAAAGAGCTTGCCGCGCGTTTGGAAACCCACGCCTAG
- a CDS encoding MFS transporter, whose protein sequence is MTTPAEPTTLEKMRGLRWSIFGDSANSIFVQFTYFGSVFILFLDALGLGKGEIGVLLSFFPFAGLIALVVAPAVARFGYKRTFLTFWSLRTVITAFLLLTPGVLATFGEAVTVVYVGLIVAGFALCRAIGETGKYPWTQEYVPNHVRGKFSALDNLFTTIVGILAVVTAGLVIERSADLTGFMLLMGAGVLAAFLSVWAYSFIPGGAPIRGAGQQSHRDLRDAITDRSFRNYLLAIALMTLATTPMTSFLPLFMREQVGLTDGQVILLQNGTLLGTLVSVYAWGWAADRYGSTPVMLSGVLMRVFLPVFWLLMPHNSPFSLHIALAIAVFQGVANMGWAIGSARLLFVSIVPPAKKSDYMALYYAWVGVVGGLSQLIGGWLLDFSQDVSGQFLIVDLNPYTLLFVLGLTLPLASLLFFRGVQADSTVSMGTFAGFLLRGNPFMAVESMIRYHMAKDEEATVRMTERLGQAKSLLTTEELLESLADPRFYVRFEAIVAIGRTRPDEQLVAALTAVLRSADPALAVMAAWALGRMHDERAREPLLLALDSDYRSIRAHSARSLGTLGDASVIPMLLARLAAEHDHGLRIAYASALGQLQAAEAAPLLTRLLYQETDEMLRRELALALARLMGEEYHFVQLARQVKVEPGTLLSQTVTVLARRWEGEGNTAVTPHTTYLTDCALALSLGDLAQGFALLGRFLADLAARGLAEPQQTILAECAARLAEFGDTRPEYALLALHVLTYSTVP, encoded by the coding sequence ATGACTACCCCCGCCGAACCGACTACCCTGGAAAAGATGCGCGGCCTGCGCTGGAGCATCTTTGGGGATTCTGCTAACTCCATTTTTGTCCAATTCACCTATTTTGGCTCTGTCTTCATCCTCTTCTTAGACGCGCTGGGTTTGGGCAAAGGGGAAATTGGCGTGCTGCTCTCCTTCTTCCCTTTTGCCGGACTCATCGCCCTTGTTGTTGCGCCGGCCGTCGCCCGCTTTGGCTACAAACGCACCTTCCTCACCTTTTGGTCGCTGCGTACTGTCATCACCGCTTTTTTGCTGTTGACGCCTGGCGTGTTAGCAACCTTCGGTGAAGCAGTCACCGTCGTCTATGTCGGTCTGATTGTGGCCGGGTTTGCCCTCTGCCGCGCCATCGGCGAGACAGGCAAATATCCCTGGACGCAGGAATATGTGCCCAACCATGTGCGCGGCAAATTCTCCGCTTTGGATAACCTGTTTACCACCATTGTGGGCATTTTGGCGGTGGTTACGGCCGGGTTGGTCATAGAACGTTCGGCCGATCTGACCGGCTTCATGCTGCTGATGGGCGCCGGCGTGCTGGCCGCTTTCCTGTCTGTGTGGGCTTATTCCTTCATCCCCGGCGGCGCGCCGATCCGCGGCGCCGGGCAGCAAAGCCACCGCGACCTGCGCGATGCCATCACCGATCGCAGCTTTCGCAACTATCTGCTGGCAATTGCTCTGATGACCCTGGCAACCACGCCGATGACTTCGTTTTTGCCCCTGTTTATGCGCGAACAGGTGGGGCTGACCGATGGACAGGTGATTCTGCTGCAAAACGGCACGCTGCTGGGTACACTGGTTTCGGTATACGCCTGGGGCTGGGCGGCCGACCGCTACGGCAGCACGCCGGTGATGTTGTCTGGGGTGCTGATGCGCGTCTTTTTGCCGGTTTTCTGGCTGCTCATGCCCCATAACAGCCCGTTTAGTCTGCATATTGCTCTGGCGATTGCCGTTTTTCAGGGCGTCGCCAATATGGGCTGGGCCATAGGCTCGGCGCGGCTGCTGTTTGTCAGCATTGTGCCCCCGGCTAAAAAAAGCGACTACATGGCGCTGTATTATGCCTGGGTGGGCGTGGTCGGCGGCCTGAGCCAGCTTATTGGCGGTTGGCTGTTGGACTTTTCTCAGGACGTATCAGGCCAATTTCTTATCGTTGATCTGAACCCGTACACATTGTTGTTTGTCCTGGGCCTGACTTTGCCGCTGGCAAGCCTGTTGTTTTTCCGGGGGGTGCAGGCCGACAGCACGGTGAGTATGGGCACGTTTGCCGGTTTTTTGCTGCGCGGTAATCCGTTTATGGCTGTTGAGTCTATGATCCGCTACCACATGGCGAAGGATGAAGAGGCGACGGTGCGTATGACGGAGCGGTTGGGGCAGGCGAAAAGCCTGCTCACCACGGAGGAGCTGCTGGAGTCGCTGGCTGATCCTCGTTTCTACGTGCGTTTTGAGGCGATTGTGGCGATTGGTCGTACCCGGCCAGACGAACAGCTCGTTGCGGCACTGACGGCCGTGCTGCGCAGCGCCGATCCGGCATTGGCAGTGATGGCCGCCTGGGCCTTAGGCCGAATGCACGATGAGCGGGCGCGGGAACCGCTGCTGCTGGCGCTGGATTCTGACTATCGTTCGATTCGCGCCCACAGCGCCCGCTCGTTGGGCACGCTGGGCGACGCTTCGGTGATCCCGATGTTGCTGGCGCGTCTGGCGGCAGAGCATGACCATGGGCTGCGTATCGCTTATGCGTCGGCGCTGGGGCAGCTGCAGGCGGCCGAGGCGGCGCCGCTGCTGACGCGGCTGCTGTATCAGGAGACGGATGAGATGCTGCGCCGGGAGTTGGCTCTGGCTTTGGCCCGGCTGATGGGCGAGGAGTATCATTTTGTCCAGTTGGCGCGGCAGGTGAAAGTGGAACCGGGCACTCTGTTGTCGCAGACGGTGACGGTGTTGGCGAGGAGGTGGGAGGGGGAGGGGAATACGGCCGTTACTCCCCACACCACCTATCTTACCGACTGCGCGCTGGCCCTCAGCCTGGGCGATCTGGCACAAGGCTTTGCCCTGCTGGGCCGTTTCCTGGCCGATTTGGCGGCCAGGGGGTTGGCCGAACCACAACAAACCATTTTGGCCGAATGCGCCGCCCGTCTGGCTGAGTTTGGCGACACCCGGCCAGAATACGCGCTGCTGGCGCTGCACGTTTTAACCTATTCGACTGTGCCATAG